A DNA window from Hordeum vulgare subsp. vulgare chromosome 1H, MorexV3_pseudomolecules_assembly, whole genome shotgun sequence contains the following coding sequences:
- the LOC123417995 gene encoding photosystem I assembly factor PSA3, chloroplastic codes for MHHGQIRRAPLPPHAGRPRKTPSMGMGTTVLPVAHKLSLASPFLPRHRRPCRPPAQQHCRRRRHGAVVAYMEPDPNSPAAILGRIVGALPVVGLVARILSDDGGVGGDTVDFAEFRRRVSKKCTVMDSQAFYDFNDRRGKVGDPFYVLLCCWLAAIGAGLLKTEEILEGVARLRMSNDIQYEEETFLDMMKIAREKRAKSKSQAPVIPMEVRAEKALEAIYVCCFGQEMVEPEDEKLLCTMLNAVFPSVGRPAVERMVSTMAKQVASGERRGPDTKVVSKEVAQRQLKDLEFLQQNKLDSV; via the exons ATGCACCATGGGCAGATAAGGCGCGCGCCACTCCCACCACACGCAGGCCGTCCAAGAAAAACCCCATCGATGGGCATGGGGACAACAGTGCTGCCCGTCGCCCACAAGCTCTCGCtcgcctcccccttcctcccgcgCCACCGGCGGCCCTGCCGTCCCCCCGCCCAGCAGCActgccggcgccggcgccatGGGGCGGTGGTGGCGTACATGGAGCCGGACCCGAACTCGCCGGCGGCCATCCTGGGGCGCATCGTCGGGGCCCTCCCCGTGGTGGGCCTCGTGGCGCGCATCCTGAGCGACGACGGCGGCGTCGGCGGCGACACCGTCGACTTCGCCGAGTTCCGGCGCCGCGTCAGCAAGAAGTGCACCGTCATGGACTCCCAGGCCTTCTACGACTTCAACGACCGCCGCGGCAAG GTGGGAGACCCCTTCTACGTCCTGCTGTGCTGCTGGCTGGCCGCCATTGGCGCCGGGCTGCTGAAAACAGAGGAGATCCTGGAAGGCGTGGCCCGGCTCCGGATGTCCAACGACATCCAGTAcgaggaggagaccttcctcgacatgaTGAAGATAGCAAGGGAG AAACGGGCCAAGTCCAAGAGCCAGGCGCCGGTGATACCGATGGAGGTGCGGGCGGAGAAGGCGCTGGAGGCCATCTACGTGTGCTGCTTCGGGCAGGAGATGGTGGAGCCGGAGGACGAGAAGCTGCTGTGCACGATGCTGAACGCGGTGTTCCCGTCGGTGGGGAGGCCGGCGGTGGAGAGGATGGTGTCCACCATGGCCAAGCAGGTGGCCTCCGGCGAGAGGAGGGGCCCCGACACAAAGGTCGTGTCCAAGGAGGTGGCGCAGAGGCAGCTCAAGGACCTCGAGTTCCTGCAGCAGAACAAGCTGGACTCGGTGTGA